A single Cottoperca gobio chromosome 7, fCotGob3.1, whole genome shotgun sequence DNA region contains:
- the LOC115011263 gene encoding tumor necrosis factor receptor superfamily member 25, giving the protein MDFVLVYTLILALLSIGQSCTEGIEKNDSCYEVCPPGYYHFGNCDDQAAKYRCKKCGTGTFTAIKNTAKACIRCGVCGNFEVVKTQCTCDSDVKCDCIMGYYYNGNPSIVERACRKCNSKYCKEIDTKPDYKRNCQSFCQSKECLELPAPAFPPSPNISTAATIPTSSRIYVIPAPKNKKEMVWQYPVLVVGTILVFLGLVLCVRNLFANPDKCLCWSVNKDLELPVEDPKFNEQRSHQDSSPNTLTFSITEETPMMTLNQSPATPEHPAHSSALVPDGEHKAAKQNEQSEHWPAIVLYTIIKEVPLRRWKEFLRLLSVTDQQLERVELEAGLGLGSIERQYQMLRLWSQCSSASLNNVFSALDYMDLSGCAQLLQENLEKLQWKL; this is encoded by the exons ATGGACTTTGTTTTG GTTTACACACTGATACTTGCCTTACTTTCCATCGGACAGAGTTGCACTGAGGGAATAGAAAAAAACGATTCATGTTATGAAGTGTGCCCACCTG GATATTATCATTTTGGTAACTGTGATGATCAAGCTGCAAAGTACAGATGTAAGAAGTGCGGTACTGGCACATTCACAGCCATAAAGAACACTGCAAAGGCATGCATTAGATGTGGCGTATGTGGTA ATTTTGAGGTGGTAAAAACACAGTGCACCTGTGATAGTGATGTGAAATGTGACTGTATCATGGGATACTACTACAATGGAAATCCTTCCATCGTTGAAAGGGCTTGCCGGAAATGCAATTCTAAATACTGTAAAG AGATTGATACGAAGCCTGACTACAAAAGGAATTGCCAGTCCTTCTGCCAGAG caaGGAGTGTTTAGAACTCCCAGCACCTGCATTTCCACCTTCTCCAAATATATCTACAGCTGCAACTATACCAACATCTTCAAGGATTTATGTGATACCAGCTCCAAAAAACA AGAAGGAAATGGTCTGGCAGTATCCCGTGCTGGTCGTGGGGACAATTCTGGTCTTTCTTGGGCTCGTGCTCTGCGTCAGGAACCTGTTCGCAAACCCAGACAAGTGTCTCTGCTGGAGTGTAAACAAAGACCTGGAGCTGCCTGTCGAGGACCCCAAATTCAACG AACAACGCAGTCATCAAGACAGCAGCCCGAACACTTTG ACATTTAGCATAACTGAGGAAACTCCCATGATGACTCTCAATCAGAGTCCAGCCACGCCAGAACATCCAGCCCACAGCAGTGCTCTAGTACCAGACGGTGAACACAAAG CTGCCAAACAAAATGAGCAATCGGAGCACTGGCCGGCCATCGTCCTCTACACCATTATCAAGGAGGTGCCCCTGCGTAGGTGGAAGGAGTTCTTGCGTCTGCTCTCGGTGACGGATCAACAGCTGGAGCGCGTGGAGTTGGAGGCCGGTTTGGGTCTGGGCTCCATTGAGAGGCAGTACCAGATGCTGAGGCTGTGGAGCCAGTGCTCCTCTGCGAGCCTGAATAATGTCTTCTCGGCCTTGGACTACATGGATTTATCCGGCTGTgcccagctgctgcaggaaaacCTGGAGAAGCTGCAGTGGAAGCTTTAA